From the genome of Leptospira saintgironsiae, one region includes:
- a CDS encoding TetR/AcrR family transcriptional regulator, with protein MPRPSKFTREQLQAAALEIVDQEGLGALSMRTLASSLGTGAMTIYNYVSDRAELEALLIEAVMSKSSWDRSEKSDWKEEVREIALAFWRAARLHPNVIPLILTRRSFSPAFLDPSEALLQALVKSGRSGQDLLVAFRTVSGFSMGIAQAELAGPLSSSQGESSEETIHRFQSLPKERYPRLTEIANSAKSSSPEEEFISGLNIILKGLDLS; from the coding sequence ATGCCAAGACCTTCTAAATTTACTAGAGAACAATTGCAGGCAGCAGCCTTAGAAATCGTGGATCAGGAAGGATTAGGGGCATTGTCCATGAGAACCCTGGCTTCTTCTCTTGGAACCGGAGCGATGACGATCTATAATTATGTTTCGGACAGGGCGGAACTAGAGGCACTTCTTATTGAAGCGGTGATGTCTAAGTCTTCATGGGATAGATCTGAGAAGTCGGATTGGAAGGAAGAAGTAAGAGAAATCGCTTTGGCATTTTGGAGAGCAGCTCGTTTGCATCCCAATGTGATACCTTTGATCTTAACTAGAAGAAGTTTTTCTCCTGCATTTTTAGATCCGTCTGAAGCTCTTTTACAGGCTCTCGTAAAAAGCGGCAGATCCGGACAGGATCTCTTAGTAGCATTCCGGACAGTCTCCGGATTTTCCATGGGAATCGCTCAGGCAGAACTTGCAGGGCCATTATCTTCTTCCCAAGGGGAAAGTTCAGAAGAAACGATTCATAGATTCCAGTCCTTGCCTAAGGAACGTTATCCTCGTTTGACTGAGATCGCAAATTCTGCAAAATCCAGCAGCCCGGAAGAGGAGTTTATCTCCGGATTGAATATTATTTTGAAGGGATTGGACTTAAGTTAA
- a CDS encoding alpha/beta hydrolase, with protein MTTKTKFNSGDSFCTSWLTLPAGKKPFPVIILVHGGGATHDMKLEQYEREFSTAGYAVLSFDFRHLGESGGSPRQYLSISRYLEDIDSAIRFVKEHPELDSSKIALWGTSLGSSHVVASSAKHPELAAAIIQCPVLQGRAPALKSGITNLVRLTFPILSDTFRSFFQLERRYVPIVGLPGDRAFVTVPGALEGWRSVMPDGYKFDNRITAGSAIGMLFYDAYKYAKKVKCPLLVCVSDKETLMDPKIAVRCANEAPLGKAIHYPADHFDVYHSPLFEKLVRDQIEFLDQHMK; from the coding sequence ATGACAACCAAAACAAAATTCAATTCGGGAGATAGCTTCTGCACCTCCTGGCTCACTCTACCCGCAGGAAAAAAACCTTTTCCGGTGATCATTTTAGTCCACGGAGGAGGAGCCACACATGATATGAAACTGGAACAGTATGAAAGGGAATTTTCAACTGCAGGATATGCAGTTCTTTCTTTTGATTTCAGGCATTTAGGAGAATCTGGAGGAAGCCCAAGACAATATCTGAGCATTTCTCGTTATTTAGAAGATATAGATTCCGCGATTCGATTTGTGAAAGAACATCCTGAATTGGACTCCTCAAAGATCGCATTATGGGGAACCTCATTAGGCTCTAGTCATGTAGTAGCGTCGTCGGCAAAACATCCTGAATTAGCGGCAGCAATCATTCAATGCCCTGTATTACAAGGAAGAGCACCTGCTCTTAAATCAGGGATTACCAATCTAGTTCGTCTGACTTTCCCAATTTTATCAGATACTTTCCGTTCTTTCTTTCAATTGGAAAGAAGATACGTTCCGATCGTAGGACTTCCTGGAGATAGAGCATTCGTAACCGTTCCTGGCGCTTTAGAAGGATGGAGATCTGTGATGCCAGACGGATACAAATTTGATAATAGGATTACCGCAGGCTCGGCTATCGGTATGTTATTTTACGATGCATATAAATATGCAAAAAAAGTAAAATGTCCTTTGCTTGTATGCGTGAGCGATAAGGAAACTTTAATGGACCCAAAAATTGCAGTCCGATGCGCAAATGAAGCTCCGTTAGGTAAAGCAATACATTACCCAGCGGATCATTTCGACGTATATCATTCTCCCTTATTCGAAAAACTAGTTCGCGACCAGATAGAATTCTTGGATCAGCATATGAAATAA
- a CDS encoding bactofilin family protein — protein MSEESIDTIIGEDIQFRGKLRFNNALKIKGQFKGTIETTGSLIVGETGRVEADIETGTLEIEGDLKGNISAASKVSVRKTGKLVGDVRTPDLEIESGAKFSGNCIM, from the coding sequence ATGAGCGAAGAATCCATAGACACGATTATCGGGGAAGACATCCAATTCCGAGGCAAACTACGTTTCAATAACGCACTGAAGATCAAGGGCCAGTTCAAGGGCACCATTGAGACCACAGGCTCATTGATCGTGGGAGAAACCGGAAGAGTCGAGGCCGATATCGAAACGGGGACCCTGGAAATCGAGGGAGACCTAAAAGGAAATATAAGCGCTGCCTCTAAAGTTTCCGTTCGCAAGACCGGAAAATTAGTCGGAGACGTTCGCACTCCGGATCTTGAAATAGAATCAGGAGCAAAATTCAGCGGAAATTGCATCATGTAA
- a CDS encoding HAD family hydrolase, with amino-acid sequence MRSPLFVFDLMDTLIQDPFHLALKELLPREHWEDFKNGREKQAFLDFEMGRIEEEDFFQRFYLDSYKDKGLPHPKDLKEKMFSKITPITETLEIVKSLRSKGFSVILASNYSIWYKEVMKFPEIGELLHSLDALYFSCEMGVRKPAQEYFQWIETDFPGKEYVFVDDNPTNVEVAGYMNWNAFKFNPKKPGELKEFLTEQYPNCL; translated from the coding sequence ATGAGATCTCCTCTTTTTGTATTCGACCTAATGGATACCCTGATCCAGGACCCTTTCCATTTGGCCTTAAAAGAACTTTTGCCCAGAGAACATTGGGAAGATTTTAAGAACGGTCGGGAAAAGCAAGCCTTCTTAGATTTCGAAATGGGAAGAATCGAAGAAGAGGATTTTTTCCAGAGATTTTATTTAGATTCTTATAAGGATAAGGGACTTCCTCATCCAAAAGATCTAAAGGAAAAGATGTTTTCCAAGATAACTCCTATAACTGAAACTTTAGAGATCGTAAAAAGTTTAAGGTCCAAAGGTTTTTCTGTGATCCTTGCCAGTAATTATTCGATCTGGTACAAAGAAGTTATGAAATTTCCAGAGATAGGGGAACTTCTTCATTCTTTGGATGCTTTGTATTTTTCTTGTGAGATGGGTGTTAGAAAACCAGCCCAAGAATATTTCCAATGGATAGAGACTGATTTTCCCGGAAAAGAGTATGTGTTTGTAGATGATAACCCAACCAATGTGGAAGTCGCGGGTTATATGAACTGGAATGCTTTTAAGTTTAATCCCAAAAAACCGGGAGAATTGAAGGAGTTCCTTACAGAGCAGTACCCCAATTGTCTTTGA
- a CDS encoding LIC11073 family putative lipoprotein, producing MQQAPKAGNLKTPAVQAVLFSLFLFFASCGTNTEVTQSPFVFLTPVGVPQIFSITAKYDNIDTHRPEYDLKYYITNMEPQFVGYNLYITFAIPSAGETLNNANLYLENGVQPSFPQLAIQASTSNVVTNTIENYQPFSPVQMFQKCEVYTFTLRALLNTGITSNMSTPVTRCSSIYPDHCGTNTSCNPTACTVASCSTSTQSLCPVGTACNPCTKGVAATGCACPAGASPPGCNL from the coding sequence ATCCAACAGGCGCCAAAGGCGGGCAACCTAAAAACTCCTGCCGTTCAGGCGGTTTTATTCTCGCTTTTTTTATTTTTCGCCTCTTGCGGAACGAATACAGAAGTGACTCAATCCCCTTTTGTATTCCTGACTCCTGTTGGAGTTCCTCAAATTTTTTCAATTACTGCTAAGTACGATAATATAGATACTCATAGGCCTGAGTATGATCTGAAATATTATATTACCAACATGGAGCCTCAGTTTGTAGGTTATAATCTTTATATCACTTTTGCTATCCCTTCTGCGGGAGAAACTCTCAATAATGCAAATCTGTATTTAGAAAATGGGGTCCAACCTTCTTTCCCTCAGTTGGCGATCCAAGCTTCTACTTCTAATGTAGTAACAAACACGATCGAAAATTACCAACCATTCTCTCCAGTGCAGATGTTCCAAAAATGTGAGGTTTACACTTTCACATTAAGAGCATTATTGAATACTGGGATCACTTCTAATATGTCCACACCGGTAACAAGATGTAGTTCCATCTATCCGGACCATTGTGGAACCAATACAAGTTGTAATCCTACTGCATGTACAGTGGCAAGCTGTTCTACTTCTACTCAATCTCTTTGCCCTGTCGGAACCGCTTGTAACCCTTGTACCAAGGGAGTTGCGGCAACTGGTTGCGCTTGCCCTGCGGGAGCATCTCCGCCGGGTTGCAATCTATGA
- a CDS encoding LIC_20245 family lipoprotein, which translates to MTRVRTLLISVVFIVFFIFLLVVSFWTDDEGSDSKNKQSEAEALASIFGGGSGSTAGRSGYGKTGADPSLFDSNSDFYKAGKAEYREPEVGEPSSENKPGAPAADSNNPVNPQTGKPYTNEEMERFAQLKEKFPNNSLLPSRMTPAEKEQRKVFEQRVSEATRAVLSRTASKDQTVTYYDYMEKQSKDRLEIVKYLVDLQKGSGDPEQEKKLETIQQTMIQQLDQVQKDKQRAYEQAGL; encoded by the coding sequence GTGACTAGAGTTCGGACATTATTAATTTCAGTAGTTTTTATAGTATTCTTCATCTTCTTATTGGTAGTCTCATTTTGGACTGACGATGAGGGTTCTGACTCCAAAAATAAACAAAGTGAAGCAGAGGCACTCGCCAGTATTTTCGGGGGTGGATCCGGATCTACTGCGGGACGTTCTGGTTATGGGAAAACTGGGGCAGATCCTTCTTTATTCGATTCCAATTCAGATTTCTATAAGGCTGGAAAAGCAGAATACCGTGAACCTGAAGTAGGAGAACCTTCTTCCGAAAATAAACCTGGGGCACCTGCAGCAGATTCGAATAACCCAGTAAATCCTCAGACTGGAAAACCTTACACGAATGAAGAGATGGAAAGGTTTGCCCAACTGAAAGAAAAGTTTCCGAATAACTCACTTCTTCCCAGCCGCATGACTCCTGCGGAAAAAGAACAAAGGAAAGTTTTTGAACAAAGAGTATCCGAAGCTACAAGAGCGGTTTTAAGTCGCACTGCATCCAAGGACCAAACAGTAACATATTACGATTATATGGAAAAACAATCCAAGGACAGATTGGAGATCGTAAAATATTTGGTGGATCTGCAAAAAGGATCCGGAGATCCAGAACAAGAAAAGAAGTTAGAAACTATCCAACAAACTATGATCCAACAATTGGATCAAGTACAGAAGGATAAACAAAGAGCTTACGAACAAGCTGGATTGTGA
- a CDS encoding 3-deoxy-D-manno-octulosonic acid transferase, which yields MLITYRILTILLWPWIFVFSLLIPGAKNFLRNRKEDKRRILSYPFAPKAQKVVWLHASSVGELDQCKALALVYKKKEPETFILQSVFSDSVRDSSLEAFPADLKFRLPLDFPWSYDFILDKFSPQVLVCMAWDRWPNLLQAAKRRRIQTVLASAVITSPKGFVQKKFYKAAFSLFDKILTSHSSGEEKFRELLGDKKVIKTLGDSRFDSVIQKIETSQREFKRPKNYPFSQVFLLASTYEPCEKLLLPLLQEPSLKNTAFWIFPHKTDPSRITQLESEIKSFTSDYTLYSRTEFDSLSSRVILFDVLGILAHAYRAADFAYVGGALHNRVHNVLEPAYFGLPLLSGPRITHAPEAIELNHRGGLFIIRTKEEVLEILQLSSERKEAIRFSNRQFVETGRGAAERIYSEISLSPIPNRGY from the coding sequence ATGCTAATAACGTATCGGATTTTGACGATCCTTCTTTGGCCCTGGATTTTCGTTTTCTCACTGCTCATTCCCGGCGCAAAAAATTTTCTTAGGAACCGAAAGGAAGATAAGCGCAGAATACTCTCCTACCCTTTTGCACCCAAAGCGCAAAAAGTAGTATGGTTGCACGCATCATCCGTTGGAGAACTGGACCAATGTAAGGCACTCGCTTTAGTATATAAGAAGAAGGAGCCGGAAACTTTTATTCTCCAAAGTGTATTCTCTGATTCAGTCAGAGATTCTAGCCTCGAAGCATTTCCGGCGGATTTAAAATTTCGTCTTCCTTTAGATTTTCCTTGGAGTTATGATTTTATACTAGATAAATTTTCTCCCCAAGTTTTAGTATGTATGGCCTGGGATCGTTGGCCTAATTTACTTCAGGCTGCTAAAAGAAGAAGGATCCAAACCGTACTTGCCTCCGCAGTCATCACTTCTCCAAAAGGATTTGTCCAAAAGAAGTTTTATAAAGCAGCGTTTTCCTTATTCGATAAAATCCTCACTTCTCATTCTTCCGGAGAAGAAAAGTTCAGAGAATTGCTTGGAGATAAAAAGGTCATAAAAACTCTAGGAGATTCCAGATTTGATTCTGTGATCCAAAAAATAGAAACAAGCCAAAGAGAATTTAAAAGACCCAAAAATTATCCATTCTCTCAAGTGTTTCTACTCGCTTCTACTTATGAGCCTTGCGAAAAATTACTTCTTCCACTTCTGCAAGAACCTTCTCTCAAAAATACTGCATTCTGGATCTTCCCCCATAAAACAGATCCTTCAAGAATTACTCAGTTAGAATCTGAGATCAAATCGTTCACTTCCGATTATACTTTATATTCTCGAACTGAGTTTGATTCACTTTCTTCCAGAGTGATCTTATTTGACGTGCTTGGGATTTTGGCACATGCGTATAGAGCAGCAGACTTTGCATACGTAGGTGGAGCGCTACATAATAGAGTGCATAATGTTCTGGAGCCAGCGTATTTTGGGCTTCCACTTTTAAGCGGCCCAAGGATTACGCATGCACCTGAAGCAATCGAACTAAATCATAGAGGTGGGCTATTCATTATCCGCACAAAAGAAGAAGTTTTAGAAATTCTGCAATTAAGCTCCGAAAGAAAAGAGGCCATCCGTTTTTCCAATCGCCAATTTGTGGAAACAGGCAGAGGAGCAGCAGAAAGGATCTACTCTGAAATATCCTTGTCTCCCATTCCTAATAGAGGATACTAG
- a CDS encoding flagellar filament outer layer protein FlaA, whose product MIRTVLFCFCLSLWILPKPTWAPPLKRDQDEANRVLQLEKVLIDWKHYNLFLVDSFEGERPWEVYRGVSFLNRIDYVSQVPDSQAFLKERELYKASPKEEYRSMMVQTFFENPKHEHLEIRPKEPIRLPIGIPTRVFFWAYSNNHNVVLELVFHQKKSKEIVLELGDLKFDGWKRIETQIAVPAKNIRLNQSLRFPLELVSIRIKPNPFQPKGEFYFYMDRLGILIDSREESYPGAEVKDNWGTAL is encoded by the coding sequence GTGATCCGGACCGTTCTATTCTGTTTTTGCCTAAGTTTATGGATACTTCCTAAACCTACCTGGGCACCTCCGCTTAAAAGAGACCAAGATGAGGCAAACAGAGTCCTTCAATTAGAAAAAGTACTAATCGATTGGAAGCATTACAATCTTTTTCTAGTAGATTCATTCGAAGGAGAAAGACCTTGGGAAGTTTATAGAGGAGTTTCCTTCTTAAATAGGATAGACTATGTTTCTCAGGTCCCCGACTCTCAAGCATTCCTAAAAGAAAGAGAATTATACAAGGCATCTCCTAAAGAAGAATACAGATCAATGATGGTCCAAACGTTCTTCGAAAACCCTAAACATGAACATTTGGAGATAAGACCAAAGGAACCAATCCGACTTCCAATTGGAATTCCGACAAGAGTGTTTTTCTGGGCTTACTCCAATAATCATAACGTGGTCTTGGAGTTAGTATTTCACCAGAAAAAATCTAAAGAGATCGTTTTGGAATTAGGAGATCTAAAGTTTGATGGTTGGAAAAGAATAGAGACCCAAATTGCTGTCCCTGCAAAAAATATCCGGCTGAATCAATCTCTTAGATTTCCTTTGGAGTTAGTTTCTATCCGGATCAAACCGAATCCTTTCCAACCCAAAGGTGAATTTTATTTTTATATGGATCGTTTAGGAATACTGATTGATAGCAGAGAAGAATCGTATCCTGGAGCAGAGGTCAAAGACAATTGGGGTACTGCTCTGTAA
- the rsmI gene encoding 16S rRNA (cytidine(1402)-2'-O)-methyltransferase, whose protein sequence is MSEAPNSKFTVQPGAAYVVATPIGNLEDITFRAVQVLKQVDVIYCENSSHSRRLLQTYDISTQARTLYKDQGAEPYKGIIEDLKSGKTLALVSDAGTPGVSDPGSQLVRILREENILIVPIPGASALTSMLSISGWQVQPSLFLGFLSEKKGKKRNQLKEWENFEGVLTIFESVHRIKDTLSAIREIFPNSPILMGRELTKIHEEILKIEPVQSLESLKFPEKGEFVVLIYTNPKKMLNGRVGDADTL, encoded by the coding sequence ATGAGCGAAGCTCCTAACTCTAAATTTACTGTTCAACCAGGTGCTGCTTACGTTGTAGCCACTCCCATTGGAAACTTAGAAGATATTACTTTTAGAGCGGTGCAAGTCCTCAAACAAGTGGATGTAATCTATTGCGAAAATTCTTCTCATAGCAGAAGACTTCTTCAAACCTACGATATTTCTACTCAAGCCAGAACATTATATAAAGACCAAGGCGCTGAACCTTATAAAGGTATCATAGAAGATCTGAAATCCGGAAAAACTTTGGCATTGGTTTCAGATGCAGGAACTCCTGGAGTTTCAGATCCAGGTTCTCAATTGGTTCGGATTTTGAGAGAAGAGAATATTCTAATCGTTCCTATCCCTGGAGCAAGCGCACTTACCTCCATGCTTTCTATTTCAGGATGGCAGGTACAACCTTCTCTATTCTTAGGTTTTTTATCTGAGAAGAAGGGCAAAAAAAGAAACCAACTTAAAGAATGGGAAAATTTCGAAGGGGTCCTTACTATCTTCGAATCTGTTCATAGGATCAAAGATACACTCTCCGCGATCAGAGAAATTTTTCCAAATTCTCCTATTCTTATGGGGAGGGAATTGACCAAAATTCATGAGGAAATCCTGAAAATAGAACCCGTTCAGTCCCTCGAATCCCTGAAATTCCCAGAAAAGGGCGAATTTGTAGTATTAATCTATACAAATCCTAAAAAAATGCTTAACGGACGTGTCGGAGATGCCGATACTTTGTAG
- a CDS encoding flagellar biosynthesis anti-sigma factor FlgM, which yields MTIDKIGGIGGGSYEPRKSTPVQKSESKESFDNISISDTAKQKASEARIQAEVQTIAQKIVASPVDSERSTKLKEVKEKLKNGDYDNLSPEILNAVADRIAESFLGR from the coding sequence ATGACTATCGATAAAATAGGCGGCATTGGCGGAGGATCTTACGAGCCACGTAAGTCGACTCCTGTACAGAAATCCGAATCTAAAGAATCATTTGATAATATTTCTATTTCCGACACTGCTAAACAAAAAGCTTCGGAAGCTCGTATCCAAGCAGAAGTGCAAACGATCGCACAAAAGATCGTAGCAAGTCCGGTGGATTCTGAACGCTCTACAAAGCTGAAAGAAGTTAAGGAAAAACTTAAGAACGGAGATTACGATAATCTCAGCCCTGAGATCTTAAACGCAGTTGCTGATCGTATCGCAGAATCTTTCTTAGGCCGTTAA
- a CDS encoding iron-containing alcohol dehydrogenase: MPILPDWINFSFPTKIHFEVDCGFKMGNFVKNVGNRAVILSTQSELENMDEFSIIKTSLEKHIDGVILYDNIEKEPTLKELDTAAYFARISNANCIIGYGSYESLNTAKLVALLANNDAFAEDVFILKKNLRLKKPIPLILIPTHPVMGLECSPTATVYMDDDRTVRYFSNELLFPEMVIADAKISSFMTSADVAKVGVGILAAAVDSILSKYSNELTNSSSLRAIEIIYKNLVPAIRDPKNLQYKNAIFGASLLVGMSHSSSSLGLCYALSLAASNLTNLDVFQAMSILLPHVMEYNLTSSAGKYVMIAKALDEDITNISVIEAAIKAVEGIRKIYIELKIPQRLSEYEVRKIDLPGIASLASSFPFLDSLPRELPKNEIETILVAAF, encoded by the coding sequence ATGCCGATACTCCCCGACTGGATCAATTTTAGTTTTCCCACCAAAATCCATTTTGAAGTCGATTGTGGCTTTAAAATGGGAAACTTCGTTAAGAACGTAGGCAATCGTGCTGTCATTCTTTCCACTCAAAGTGAGTTGGAAAATATGGACGAGTTCTCCATCATCAAAACTTCTTTAGAGAAACATATAGATGGTGTTATTCTTTATGATAATATAGAGAAAGAACCTACATTAAAAGAACTGGATACAGCCGCCTACTTTGCGAGAATCTCAAATGCAAATTGTATCATAGGTTACGGTTCTTACGAAAGTTTGAATACTGCGAAGTTAGTTGCACTTCTTGCGAATAACGATGCTTTTGCAGAAGATGTTTTTATACTGAAAAAAAATCTTAGGCTTAAAAAACCTATCCCTCTTATTTTGATCCCCACTCATCCAGTCATGGGATTAGAATGTTCTCCTACTGCCACAGTTTATATGGATGATGATAGGACTGTTCGTTATTTTTCTAATGAGTTACTTTTTCCTGAGATGGTGATCGCTGACGCTAAGATCAGTAGTTTTATGACTTCTGCAGACGTTGCAAAAGTTGGAGTGGGGATTTTAGCAGCTGCTGTAGATAGTATTCTTTCTAAATATTCGAATGAACTTACAAACTCTTCTTCCTTAAGAGCGATTGAGATCATTTACAAAAACCTGGTACCTGCTATCAGAGATCCTAAGAACCTGCAGTATAAAAACGCGATCTTTGGTGCGAGTCTGCTCGTGGGAATGTCCCATTCTTCCAGTTCATTAGGACTTTGTTATGCACTTTCTTTAGCTGCTTCTAACCTAACGAACCTGGATGTTTTCCAGGCAATGTCTATTCTTCTTCCACACGTGATGGAATATAACCTCACCTCCTCCGCAGGTAAATACGTGATGATTGCAAAAGCACTCGATGAGGACATCACCAATATTTCGGTAATCGAGGCGGCCATCAAAGCAGTAGAAGGTATCCGTAAAATTTATATAGAACTCAAAATCCCACAAAGACTTTCTGAATATGAAGTTCGTAAGATAGATCTGCCTGGGATCGCAAGTCTTGCTTCTTCTTTTCCTTTCTTAGATTCTCTTCCTCGGGAACTTCCTAAAAACGAGATCGAGACCATTTTAGTCGCCGCATTCTAA
- the nadE gene encoding NAD(+) synthase encodes MSVYRCTAVSLKTTALDFKGNREKILAAIQANENSSLILFPELCISGYGCEDTFYFPWVWEQSWKSLLEIAKVTSGKTVIVGLPFFQSPYLFNVTAVLQNGKILGLVPKQNLAQTGVHYENRWFTKGEESRNYAITPDGSELPFGSLLFESADFNFGIEICEDSWVQVRPGQYLVEAGADLILSPGASHFALGKQDIRKKMFSESSRNSSTAILYANLDGNESGRLIFEGGCMGIVDGNVKQEGPKLHFTNFESTHLDLDSTELRSNRARNFRSSGTREFRSRGKGLQRIEILPLKVQKDFNNSVQVSKSDLFQDFTRATSLGLFDYLIKSKTKGYTLSLSGGADSAACALLVKAGILFSEKELGPKYLDSLGLDPKNLLFTLFQGTENNSEQTKNSAKQLSEELGFTHAEITVDSEVKSMLEKISSVKGLIPNWKDHNLALQNIQARVRSPLIWLLANLNGHLLLSTGNRSEASVGYTTMDGDSSGSVAPLTGVSKEFVLSWLKNVHEGKDIILPKINALEGILNSKPTAELKPLSEKQEDEKDLMPYPLLQKLERNFVYLGKSPDNLLESQEWSNAKEAEEGKKKFLKLFSASQWKRERLPPSFHLDEYGLDPKSSFRFPILSEISF; translated from the coding sequence ATGTCCGTCTACCGTTGTACAGCAGTAAGTTTAAAAACCACCGCTTTGGATTTTAAAGGAAATCGAGAGAAGATCCTGGCCGCAATCCAAGCCAACGAAAATTCTTCTCTGATACTTTTTCCAGAACTCTGTATTTCAGGTTATGGTTGTGAGGACACTTTCTATTTTCCTTGGGTTTGGGAACAATCCTGGAAAAGTCTTTTAGAGATCGCAAAAGTTACATCCGGCAAAACAGTCATTGTTGGACTTCCATTCTTCCAAAGCCCTTATCTATTCAATGTAACCGCAGTTTTGCAAAACGGCAAAATATTAGGACTCGTCCCGAAACAAAACCTGGCACAAACAGGTGTGCATTATGAAAACAGGTGGTTTACAAAAGGAGAAGAATCCAGAAATTACGCGATCACTCCTGATGGATCAGAACTTCCTTTTGGTTCTCTACTTTTTGAAAGTGCAGATTTTAATTTTGGAATAGAGATCTGCGAAGACTCCTGGGTCCAAGTTCGACCGGGTCAATACCTGGTCGAAGCAGGAGCGGATCTCATCCTTTCTCCTGGAGCTTCTCATTTCGCTTTGGGAAAACAAGATATACGTAAAAAAATGTTCTCTGAGTCTTCAAGAAATTCTTCTACAGCAATTCTTTATGCAAACTTAGATGGGAATGAATCTGGCCGTTTGATCTTTGAAGGCGGATGTATGGGGATCGTAGACGGAAACGTTAAACAAGAAGGTCCCAAACTTCACTTTACTAATTTTGAAAGTACTCATTTAGATCTGGATTCCACAGAACTCAGATCCAATCGTGCAAGAAACTTCAGATCTTCAGGTACAAGGGAATTTAGATCCAGAGGGAAAGGTCTGCAAAGAATAGAGATACTTCCTCTCAAAGTCCAAAAGGATTTTAATAATTCAGTCCAAGTTTCCAAATCAGATCTATTCCAAGATTTTACGAGAGCTACTTCTCTTGGTTTATTTGATTATCTGATTAAATCCAAAACAAAAGGTTATACATTATCTCTTTCAGGTGGAGCAGATAGTGCAGCATGTGCTCTTCTTGTAAAAGCAGGAATTCTATTCTCGGAGAAAGAATTAGGACCTAAATATTTGGATTCCTTAGGTTTAGATCCTAAAAATCTATTATTCACACTTTTCCAAGGAACTGAAAACAATTCCGAACAAACCAAAAATTCTGCAAAACAACTTTCTGAAGAGTTAGGTTTTACTCATGCAGAGATCACAGTAGATTCTGAAGTAAAATCCATGTTGGAAAAAATTTCCTCGGTGAAAGGTCTTATTCCAAACTGGAAAGATCATAATCTTGCACTCCAAAATATACAAGCTAGAGTCAGATCTCCTCTCATCTGGTTACTCGCTAACTTAAACGGGCATCTTCTTCTTTCTACAGGAAACAGAAGTGAGGCAAGTGTAGGATATACCACAATGGACGGGGACTCTTCCGGTTCTGTTGCTCCTCTCACAGGTGTAAGCAAAGAATTTGTACTTTCTTGGCTCAAGAATGTGCATGAAGGAAAAGATATTATTCTTCCTAAAATAAATGCTCTAGAAGGAATTTTAAATTCTAAACCAACCGCTGAACTAAAACCACTTTCTGAAAAACAAGAGGATGAGAAGGATCTAATGCCTTATCCACTTCTCCAAAAATTAGAAAGGAATTTTGTATATTTAGGAAAATCTCCTGATAATCTTTTAGAGTCTCAGGAATGGTCCAACGCAAAAGAGGCGGAAGAAGGTAAAAAGAAATTTTTGAAATTATTCTCTGCAAGCCAATGGAAAAGAGAAAGGCTCCCACCTTCTTTTCATTTGGATGAATACGGTCTGGATCCTAAATCCAGTTTCCGTTTTCCGATCCTGAGTGAGATTTCGTTTTAA